The following are encoded together in the Ictidomys tridecemlineatus isolate mIctTri1 chromosome X, mIctTri1.hap1, whole genome shotgun sequence genome:
- the Plp1 gene encoding myelin proteolipid protein isoform X2, whose translation MQATLNARCPTEDNWHPMQTADCHHEGWQCPLEESTGTAATQLRNILPRAPSRTNRSRITEIGGGLLECCARCLVGAPFASLVATGLCFFGVALFCGCGHEALTGTEKLIETYFSKNYQDYEYLINVIHAFQYVIYGTASFFFLYGALLLAEGFYTTGAVRQIFGDYKTTICGKGLSATVTGGQKGRGSRGQHQAHSLERVCHCLGKWLGHPDKFVGITYALTVVWLLVFACSAVPVYIYFNTWTTCQSIAFPSKTSASIGSLCADARMYGVLPWNAFPGKVCGSNLLSICKTAEFQMTFHLFIAAFVGAAATLVSLLTFMIAATYNFAVLKLMGRGTKF comes from the exons GCACCCAATGCAGACAGCAGACTGTCACCATGAAGGCTGGCAGTGCCCTCTTGAGGAATCCACAGGCACTGCAGCAACCCAGCTCAGGAACATTTTGCCAAGGGCACCCAGCAGAACCAATAGAAGCAGAATCACAGAAATAGGTGGGG GTTTGTTAGAGTGCTGTGCAAGATGTCTGGTAGGGGCCCCATTTGCTTCCCTGGTGGCCACTGGATTGTGTTTCTTTGGGGTGGCACTGTTCTGTGGCTGTGGACATGAAGCACTCACTGGCACAGAAAAGCTAATTGAGACTTATTTCTCCAAAAACTACCAGGACTATGAGTATCTCATCAATGT GATCCATGCCTTCCAGTATGTCATCTATGGAActgcctctttcttcttcctttatggAGCCCTCCTGCTGGCTGAGGGCTTCTACACCACCGGCGCAGTGAGGCAGATCTTTGGCGACTACAAGACCACCATCTGCGGCAAGGGCCTGAGTGCAACGGTAACAGGGGGCCAGAAGGGGAGGGGTTCCAGAGGCCAACATCAAGCTCATTCTTTGGAGCGGGTGTGTCATTGTTTGGGAAAATGGCTAGGACATCCCGACAAG TTTGTGGGCATCACCTATGCCCTGACCGTTGTGTGGCTCCTGGTGTTTGCCTGCTCAGCTGTGCCTGTGTACATTTACTTCAATACATGGACCACCTGCCAGTCTATTGCCTTCCCCAGCAAGACTTCTGCCAGTATAGGCAGCCTCTGTGCTGATGCCAGAATGTATG GTGTTCTCCCATGGAACGCCTTCCCAGGCAAAGTTTGTGGCTCCAACCTTCTGTCCATCTGCAAAACAGCTGAG TTTCAAATGACCTTCCACCTGTTTATTGCTGCATTTGTGGGGGCTGCAGCCACACTGGTTTCCCTG CTCACCTTCATGATTGCTGCCACTTACAACTTCGCTGTCCTTAAACTCATGGGCCGAGGCACCAAGTTCTGA
- the Plp1 gene encoding myelin proteolipid protein isoform X5 has protein sequence MGLLECCARCLVGAPFASLVATGLCFFGVALFCGCGHEALTGTEKLIETYFSKNYQDYEYLINVIHAFQYVIYGTASFFFLYGALLLAEGFYTTGAVRQIFGDYKTTICGKGLSATVTGGQKGRGSRGQHQAHSLERVCHCLGKWLGHPDKFVGITYALTVVWLLVFACSAVPVYIYFNTWTTCQSIAFPSKTSASIGSLCADARMYGVLPWNAFPGKVCGSNLLSICKTAEFQMTFHLFIAAFVGAAATLVSLLTFMIAATYNFAVLKLMGRGTKF, from the exons ATGG GTTTGTTAGAGTGCTGTGCAAGATGTCTGGTAGGGGCCCCATTTGCTTCCCTGGTGGCCACTGGATTGTGTTTCTTTGGGGTGGCACTGTTCTGTGGCTGTGGACATGAAGCACTCACTGGCACAGAAAAGCTAATTGAGACTTATTTCTCCAAAAACTACCAGGACTATGAGTATCTCATCAATGT GATCCATGCCTTCCAGTATGTCATCTATGGAActgcctctttcttcttcctttatggAGCCCTCCTGCTGGCTGAGGGCTTCTACACCACCGGCGCAGTGAGGCAGATCTTTGGCGACTACAAGACCACCATCTGCGGCAAGGGCCTGAGTGCAACGGTAACAGGGGGCCAGAAGGGGAGGGGTTCCAGAGGCCAACATCAAGCTCATTCTTTGGAGCGGGTGTGTCATTGTTTGGGAAAATGGCTAGGACATCCCGACAAG TTTGTGGGCATCACCTATGCCCTGACCGTTGTGTGGCTCCTGGTGTTTGCCTGCTCAGCTGTGCCTGTGTACATTTACTTCAATACATGGACCACCTGCCAGTCTATTGCCTTCCCCAGCAAGACTTCTGCCAGTATAGGCAGCCTCTGTGCTGATGCCAGAATGTATG GTGTTCTCCCATGGAACGCCTTCCCAGGCAAAGTTTGTGGCTCCAACCTTCTGTCCATCTGCAAAACAGCTGAG TTTCAAATGACCTTCCACCTGTTTATTGCTGCATTTGTGGGGGCTGCAGCCACACTGGTTTCCCTG CTCACCTTCATGATTGCTGCCACTTACAACTTCGCTGTCCTTAAACTCATGGGCCGAGGCACCAAGTTCTGA
- the Plp1 gene encoding myelin proteolipid protein isoform X4, whose protein sequence is MCVREWGWHPMQTADCHHEGWQCPLEESTGTAATQLRNILPRAPSRTNRSRITEIGGGLLECCARCLVGAPFASLVATGLCFFGVALFCGCGHEALTGTEKLIETYFSKNYQDYEYLINVIHAFQYVIYGTASFFFLYGALLLAEGFYTTGAVRQIFGDYKTTICGKGLSATVTGGQKGRGSRGQHQAHSLERVCHCLGKWLGHPDKFVGITYALTVVWLLVFACSAVPVYIYFNTWTTCQSIAFPSKTSASIGSLCADARMYGVLPWNAFPGKVCGSNLLSICKTAEFQMTFHLFIAAFVGAAATLVSLLTFMIAATYNFAVLKLMGRGTKF, encoded by the exons GCACCCAATGCAGACAGCAGACTGTCACCATGAAGGCTGGCAGTGCCCTCTTGAGGAATCCACAGGCACTGCAGCAACCCAGCTCAGGAACATTTTGCCAAGGGCACCCAGCAGAACCAATAGAAGCAGAATCACAGAAATAGGTGGGG GTTTGTTAGAGTGCTGTGCAAGATGTCTGGTAGGGGCCCCATTTGCTTCCCTGGTGGCCACTGGATTGTGTTTCTTTGGGGTGGCACTGTTCTGTGGCTGTGGACATGAAGCACTCACTGGCACAGAAAAGCTAATTGAGACTTATTTCTCCAAAAACTACCAGGACTATGAGTATCTCATCAATGT GATCCATGCCTTCCAGTATGTCATCTATGGAActgcctctttcttcttcctttatggAGCCCTCCTGCTGGCTGAGGGCTTCTACACCACCGGCGCAGTGAGGCAGATCTTTGGCGACTACAAGACCACCATCTGCGGCAAGGGCCTGAGTGCAACGGTAACAGGGGGCCAGAAGGGGAGGGGTTCCAGAGGCCAACATCAAGCTCATTCTTTGGAGCGGGTGTGTCATTGTTTGGGAAAATGGCTAGGACATCCCGACAAG TTTGTGGGCATCACCTATGCCCTGACCGTTGTGTGGCTCCTGGTGTTTGCCTGCTCAGCTGTGCCTGTGTACATTTACTTCAATACATGGACCACCTGCCAGTCTATTGCCTTCCCCAGCAAGACTTCTGCCAGTATAGGCAGCCTCTGTGCTGATGCCAGAATGTATG GTGTTCTCCCATGGAACGCCTTCCCAGGCAAAGTTTGTGGCTCCAACCTTCTGTCCATCTGCAAAACAGCTGAG TTTCAAATGACCTTCCACCTGTTTATTGCTGCATTTGTGGGGGCTGCAGCCACACTGGTTTCCCTG CTCACCTTCATGATTGCTGCCACTTACAACTTCGCTGTCCTTAAACTCATGGGCCGAGGCACCAAGTTCTGA